The genome window ggtcggccgggcgacggcactccgcggcgccgtcttcccggctgtttctgggaccgttcgagtagcatttggtggcaaagCATGTTGTAAACAACACATTGGAAAGACCCAGAATGAGAAGAAAGCTTGAGTGGCAGCAGTAGGGTTTCCAGTTCTTCCCTGCCCACCATTGGAGGTGAGGGGTATAGGGGTGCCAATTCCATGTTAGCAAACTTCTGGAGATTTaagggaggaggagttggagcctggggaggacaggaagttgtctgtaaatcagctgtaattctgataGATGTCCAAACCTCctttggagactggcaaccctaaaccaaaCTCTGAAATAAAAGACTGAGCTCCTCAGATTCAGTGCACTGCGACCCTTTGTGCTTTCCATGGCACAAAGGTAAAAGGCATTTCCATTTCCACAAAAACATCCCGTTCAACCTCTGTTAGGGGAAAGCATtatttctccaggttgttggcagcctgagcatgtgcagaatgcatCTCTTACATATACTGAATAAGagatgacgaagaagaagagtttggacttacattccccctccccctttttctcctgtaaggagacttaaggagacttaaatctcctttccctaccctgCAACAAataccctgcaaggtaggtggggctgagagagctccaaagaactggaactagcccaaggtcaccaaactgGCATATGctgtagtgcacaagctaatctggttcaccagattggagctATTGCAGCTGCAATCCTGAATGCCTTTTCTTGGAAGCAATTCCCCTTGACTGacatggaacttacttctgaatagTTCTTCTTAGATTCCTAAGACCACCCGCATTCTCATCTCCCactctattttgtttgtttgcacataGGGCTGCCGATTGCctgaagagaattttttttctgtttctttaataAAAGCTGTTATTTACCTTAATGCTATAAAGAAGTTAAGGTAGCCATTCCCACATATTAAGCCTCCGTTAAAGGGGAAAGATATATTTCTGCAGACCAGTTTACAACCTTACTCACACTGTAATATCTTCACATGtgaacacgggggggggggggggttggcactTGGGTCAAACCAACTCTGGTTTTGAGTCCTGTGTCTGTAAGCCCAAAAGAAGAACTCAGAGTTAGCAATGATATTCTTTATTGAAGCTCTATGCAGAAATTTTGGCCCATGACTGAAAGGGCCTAGCAGGCTCATGGATTGATATactttttgtggggtgggggcagtggtgggattcatcaggttcgcaccacttcggcagaaccggttgtaaacaaccagttgttaaattatttgaatcccaccactgggtggggcccTTTGCTAAAGCCAGGTGGAAGCAAGAGACATTGGTTGTTTACataatggtcgattccccacccaccattagatgcgcgctcctcacggcaaataccccggggtcctgcagcactccccactacaccaccaGCCACAACGCAGTGACAACGCtatcaccccgattctgccgctcctccacccctcagcgcgtgtcatttcggatcctggttggaagtacacctttttgaaactgcacgccaaacacggagcaggggtcccctctactttcacttttgaagtggggaatcgaccaatgacAGAGCTGGGCTCACAAAGCAAGAGAAGACAGTGTTATCTCTAAACTAAAGATTGGAGTTTTCTCACTAGGAGGCTCAGGGAGAGGCATAGAGGCAGCAAGGAAGAAGCTGTGGGAAGTAAAAGAAAGGTGGGAAAAGTGATGAGAACAGAATAGTCAAAGCACCCACACTCTGACGTCAGCACCCCAACAGTTCCCAAACTCCCATCAGGAAACAGGCAAAGCAGCAGAGGATAGCAACAAATGGCAAGATCATCAGGGACATGGTACCTGGTCCATAAGGAACTCCTGCTAAATTTTGATCCATCCGACCCAGGCGCAGGAGCTCATGGAGACAATAGTCTACCTGTCCTTTTCCCAGCATCTGCTGATCAACGGTAACTTTTGGGTTTGAATCTGGTTTAAATCATACCAACGTCAGCAGCTAGCCTCTGGCAAACTTAACCCTCTATGAAtacacctaggccctttccccactcaccgtttgctgcgcgctaatctcgccaagtagcgcggggtccacctgcactccccactacaggggcggcaacaacgcagccgccctgactctgctgctcttgcgccccttCAACGCAGGTCATTCTGGCGCtactcaaaatggcgccttttgatgaccccgcgcggagcacgaggcagtggggaagcccaggaacacgaccctcgcgctaaaaaggtcctggaccagacgatacCGACGTCactttaaaagtggggaaacggccctagtcCTTGTTAGAAGACATTTGTACCAGTGCCTGTCAGCAGCATCCTGTGGCGAGTACTTATGTAAGCAGAGTTGAGATTACATCTTTCAGTAACACGCTCCGAGTTTTTTTTTGGAAATACCAGTTGCGAGAACCGTGGGGAGGCATTTTATGAATGCTGGGCAAGTAAAACTGTTATCTCTGAGGTTGGAAAATAGGTACGAAAAAGTGTTCAACGAGAAAGGAGGTGTGAAGGCTGATTTCAGTGACTGAAGgaatggtttgaaaatgttttgtgttgttttgctaTGCTACTGCTGAAAGACTTTAAGGGTCAAGTGGTAAAAGGAAGGAACCGAGAGTCACTGAAAATGGGGAAGAGGCCTTGTTACGGTCTTCCTAATGTTAGAATATTTCTTCAATTTGATGACTTACGGGGGTGGTGTGACACACGTTGATCATCAGGCAATATCTTTTCCTGCAACTAGGCCACAACTGTTAGCCACCTCTCACAGATCTTTATCAGGGCTTCTCTCAGCCTCTTGTTCAGGTGAAAAGCTGTGGTTTGGTGAAAGGGAGCATTTATTTTGTATGTAGAAACCCCCCAGCTCAATctgtggcatctccagctaaTAGAAGTCAGTCAGCAGGTGTCTTGGGGAAAGCTGTTCCCTAATGGAAATATGTGAACATGTCCTTTGCTATTCTTCAGTGTCCTTTTTAGAAACAAAAAGTTGGCAAAGTTCACACCTGAAGATGGTTGCAGAGATGCGGAGGGTGGCCCAGTGCTCAGAGGCCCTGTTTCCTTTGCGGTTCTCTTCTCTGCCTCAGAGAAGCGATCACTGTTGCTTCTTgcacagaactgggtttgagagaagcagagatggttcatTCTCATCAGACTGTTTCCCGTCAAGGGAGACTTTAATTTGTAGAGGAATTTGCTTCAAGATTATCTTGCCAGATGGAAGATAAGGAAGGCTACATGGCACTTAGCTTTAAGTCAAGGAAAGAACATGGAAAATGCAGCCTTCCATCTCAGATCCAAGGTACAGAAGAGGGGTTTTGTTGGTACCAATTAGAGGGCTGTTATCTTTAATGTACTATGGTAGTTTGGGGGTCTCATGTCTGCAATAGAGGTGATGTGGTGTGTGCACATTGCTCCCAGTCAGTCTACTTTTGTGGTGGCCACGTTCACCCGAGGAGGAACATTTCCAATTGTTGCCATTAGGAAATTATGTTTAATGGAACAAAAGAAAAACTACGTGTttccctagtgcagtgatggcaaacctatggcacgggtgccagaggtggcactcagagccctctctgtgggcacacacacacacagtttgtcatgtgggggggcagaaaatcacccccccccacacacacacacatctaggctggcctgggccactgagcacgacgtgcgcgcaacGTGGTGAGCAGTGATGACTTGGCTtgctggcctggtgcctgtgctccaggtggctgctgtccgaggtggggggtgcagaggaggcagatatgctagagaggcacagaggacttgctggaggacagagcaggctggcccctgcttgagcaggtggggcggaggaagagggagccaaccggttttttctaaactaaaacctcagcattcaggttaaattgccgggttggaactttgcgataaataactggtgtttgggttgcaatttgggcactcggtcttaaaaaggttcgccatcactgccctagtgaaTTGTAGACAACGTTCTCTAAAGAACATGTTGTCTGAATGTAGTGGATATCTCTCGAGTGACTGATGGTTGGAATACTCACCTTTAGACATTGGGTTTGACTAGATGACCCAATCCTCTTTGTTTCAATTCAAGTATGAATGTTGCTGTTACCTAGGGTACATGATTCATAGTCAACATAATGTGTTACAGGCTAACTCTCTTTCCCCAAACACTTGCAGACACTCTGCCAAGATATTCTCACTGCCAGAAGCTCATGGTCGGGGTTGGATGCACTTTGATTGTCCTCTTAATAGGAGCTGTGGTAATTCTGGCTACTTGGGGTGAGTAACTCTAAGCCTTGTGTTGAAGTTTTCACTTGCTTAGTAGTAGCTTGAAAATGCTAAGTCCTTAAATCAGATCAGCAAACTTCTAGTCATGTTGGTTGTATGGAATTATAAATCAtgtacccttgaccgaagaatggTATGCACCACCTATCCAGCGTGGTTGTCATCTTCCACTGAATGTGCACCTTCAGGAAGGTGCCATGTGGAacaatgagggagggagggggtgcctgCCTACTCAGCCACTTCCTGGTCTTTtggctagggccccttccgcacatgcaaaataatgcattttcaaaccactttcacaactgtttgcaagcagattttgctattccgcacagcttcaaagagcactgaaagaagtttgaaagtgcattattctgcatgtgcggaatgagcccatgattGTATTGTGCGAATGACAAAACATGGGTGATGACATTCTAACTCTGACAGCCATCAAGGTGCATTAGTtagaccaggggttggcaacctttagcacccaaagagccatttggccctgcctccccaagtcccgccttcagcctccccaagccctgccttcagccaagcgggcgaGATAGGTGCCAGCGGCGGAACcaacgagggagggagggagggagggaggagggggtggggaaggaggcgcgctcgccGCATCACAAGTGCAACTTGCAGTTGCTGGCATTGCtgttgtggagccgcagtacgggggcgaaagagccgcatgcggctctggagccgcgggttgccgacccctgagttAGACCCTTGAATTAGCAGACTGATAAAAAGACCCATGTCTGTAGTTCATTCATGTGGAAATTcatctctcgctctctctcgctcacacacacattcctgccctgcccattcccgaagggctctacttcaggatctggtaaaaGGGGCCCCCGTGGCACTTGAAATTTGCGGGGTGGTTCttaagagggagggaggactgaATTTTGTGAGAGTTTTGTAGTGTCGTGGTTAATTAGCCCCAAAGCCATTTTAAtgttaaataaaatggaatgtggaaagggggatggggcagccGAATGGTAATCTGCTTCCCTGCTGGGCCTGGGTTCATTTGGGGTttgggagagggcagaaggtgaagtgggggggggcttttgtctgggagggggcagggtggggagagggtggagtGGGGGTGAAGCAGGAGGGCTTTTGTGTGGGTGGTTTGGGAGATGGGAAGTGTGAGGGCTTTTgtctgggggagggtggagtggggagagggcaggggggaCGGGGGGAGGAAGCAGGACGGTTTTTATGGGCCAACATGGAGGGCAGCCTGCCACCCTTGTCCTGGAATGACTGGCTTGCTCCTGGGTCAGGGGAAAGGCTGGAGGGGGCACTGGTTAGTGAACCCTCAATCAATGGGTGTGGGGACAGCCTTGCATAGTGGTTGCAATTAATTTCACTACTATTGCACAATAGTGTGAAGCATTTTATCTAGACTGAATTGACTTTGGGTGCatgtgtcagtcagtcagtcagttttattacggccattaggccagcaaaaaagagaagagaagaacaagaagaacagtaaacaaaagagaaaaatcgaatttgtacagaaatccatggtataagtctatacacaaaaaatatcatcagcttatagcattattacagtcaccatcatgtggtctggctcttggtcctaacatgattcttcgcttattatgtgccagcatatgaaatttagctacctgctgagatataagagaaactcggtcttccagtaacATGCTCACAAAAACTGAAATGGAATTAgctatagttaaatttctgtactgaatgaacaatggatgaattagcctccctttcccttttagggagttcacaatgcaatagaatatgtaatacagagtccacttcccctgagttacaaacacataatctcctatgccgtgggattttttgaaatctgcccattagattggctgatggaaaagcgtcaaaacgggccctagaaaaggcccagcggcatttcatAGATGTTAAGTTGAACAGGTAAGGGGCAGctgagatacctgtccaagattttaatggtttatataacaccggtaacaaggggagatctgtttgcatttcaatatcattgagccgttgataaaccagggctgttgctctgcaatgatccaagccacactgtataagtttaaatgttattttttgttATGGTGCATGTGTCAATTTTTCAATATGTCAGTCAACAAAATAGATACTCTTGTTTGAAGTTTTTCAGTTGTGGCAACCTCTGGATGCTCTGGAGAAACACTGTCACTCCCTGGGACCAGTCAATGGAACAGAAAATAAGTCCAACTGGTCTCGGTTGAGACAGTTTCTGTGTAAGCCACTTGACAACACCATTACAGGTAAGTTTAGGGACTGCCTTTCAATAATGAGGGTCAAGGACATATCTCATAACAGTTCCTTAAATTATCACATAAACTGAACAGTACGATCCTAAGAATGCCTTCCTAAAAATAAACCCTATTGAGTAGACTTAAATAAGATTCTGTGTAGacctgtttagaagaagaagaagaagagtttggatttatatcccccctttctctcctgtaggagactcaaaaggggcttacaatctccttgcccttcccccgtcacaacaaataccctgtgaggtgggtggggctgagagagctcagaagagctgtgactagcccaaggtcacccagctggcgtgtgtgggagtgcccaggctaatctgaattccccaaataagcctccacagctcaggtggcagagctgggaatcaaactcggttcctccagattagatacatgagctcttaatctcctacgccactgctgcaaggattgcattgtaagtctTTTTTGAATAAATAACAAAGCTTTGGATTAAAATGCACATAGTAGCCAAACCTACTTCTTGTAGCACGTCTGAAGCCATGATCACAAACACAGAAAGTATGTAGAACAATTCCAAACGCATTTTTTAAATCTCGTGCAGGGCTCCCAAAcctggtgcccatgggtgccacgGGTCCCACAAAGTGTGTTTCGACAGTGGTGGCTTTGCCCGGCAAGACTTCTTATTGActgttggaaatttgattggtttTGCAgatctgtgttgttgttgtttttgctttggcagcagttggaaCCACAGCAAAATGATGTCCACTGAGCAACGGAAGTTGAGCTGCAGTAGCCACTTTGTGGCTAGGTCAGCCACCGGTggaagccattttatggctgcacCTAtcatactgtgtcagaattcccaaggGGGCTGcatgtttaaaaatgttgggAACCCTGATAtagttaatttattttttatgccacctttcagcCCCATCAGCCCTCTCTCACCGCCCCCAGTGGTTCACAACATCtttaaaaccaaacaataaaacaagagggcacaataaaaatacagttaaagagGAGTCAAACTTTCTCATTAATTATTTAATCCAAAGGCTTTCTGGAACAAAACCCTCTGGCCAATTAGACACAATGTACTTGCTGCGCGATGGGGGCAAATGGCCACCACAACAATATTTCCTGTACAGACTTGTTTCCTCaagccttgctttcactttccattttcttcGCAGCAAGCCAGACCACTTTTAGCACagtttttaatttgcttcgccatcagagcagggagatttgccagtgagcacagtttggCCCCAAacatctttcctccacccacagccagccttccctctcccttgtgccgctttgcacaccttcctcctcaccctcccttccatgttgccagatGCTTCAAGTAACaaaaaagaagttcactcacacaACACCAACCTCTTTTTGATATTTTAAGATATCAATATAAAGAGAACTTGGAGATAACAGGCTTCTGTCCTCTGGCATCAGCAGGACCAGCAACAGAAAGTGTTGcatggtggggcggggcggggtggggcggggcagggagggggagagaatatctgctctaggacaGTCCCCTTCTTTAGTAGCCTGTGGTccaggaattgctttgcctcatTCATTTAGGCAGGATTACTTTTGGACATAATATCGACaaaagtgcagcttaaagggctaagccagtaGTCTTGACTACTAGGTGTAatgagatatgtgcctttaagatTCACTTGATGGGAAGAGAACCAGGTCTGGAGAACTTGCTAAAGAAAAaccctggggaaaggagggagtgcctcctcacatataaacagagaaacatgaagagagccctctgcaagcccactgcacagagaagagtcccgaaGTAACCGTTCTATGCGTAATGGGCATTTCAGTTTTCTGTAGAAGTGAAAAGGAAACAGTACCTTCTGGGGAAATTTGAAAACCTGGGAGTGGTAGCTGAAAAGAGCCTCTTGTGAGTCCACACAAGGTAAAATCAATTTGTGGCATTATTACAACTTATACCTTGCAGTCTTTTAAAGGCATAATATAacacaaaaataaagcaaaacaaaaaatgcaagaagaagaagatgagtttggatttatatcccccctttctctcctataggagactcaaaggggctgacaatctccctgcccttcccccctcacaacaaacactttgagaggtaggtggggctgagagagctcagaagaactgtgactagcccaaggtcacccagctggcatgtgtgggagtgcacaggctaatctgaattccccaggtaagcctccacagctcaagcggcagagctgggaatcaaacccagtttctccagatcagagtgaacctgctcttagccactacgccactgctgcaactaaTTATAACACCTTTTATCTCATCTGGAATGTGCTTTGGTACAAAGTTCCAGGGGAAGGTCTTACCAAAACAGGTTTAGGAAAATATGCAACAAAACTTAGGGAAACCTAGAATGTGAACGTCTCCATGatgatctctcccccacccacaccaagAAAGTGCAGTTTGGATGGAACTCTTTGTGAAATGTAAACATCtctattttcctgtttttttctctctctttcatttaGAGAAGTCCAGCTGTGGAGTGTGTCCTCAGAACTGGAGCCTTCATGAGAACAAATGCTACTGGATCTCCAAAGAAAGGCAAACCTGGAATAAGAGCAAGGAAGATTGCACAGTGAAACACTCTCAGTTGCTCGTGATACAGAATCAGGAAGaagtggtaagaacataagaacaatgaatgccccctggttctagtattgtgagaaagagagaaaaaattatctctgtcaacattttctaccccatgcataattttatagacttcaaccatatcccccctcagacgtctcccctccaaactaaagagtcccaaacgctgcagcctctcctcataaggaaggtgctccagtccctcaatcatccttgttgcccttctctgcactttttctatctcctcaatatcctttttgagatgcggcgaccagtaAAAATAAGTATATTTTTACTTCTGCAGAGAGCTGAACTTCAGTGGGGGTGCAAGAAAATTGTGGGCAGTGTGTTTCATAATAGAATTCCTGTTCCTCGGGCCACAGAACATGTTGGAGGCCAATTGGCAAGCAGTTTCTCAGAGAAGTCAGCCTTGCTCTCTGTCTTTGAAATGGCTCCTGGCTTTCCGGTCAAGTCTGTGAAATCAGCATGTTTTTTTCAGGGAGTATGGAGGAATGCAGATATGTTATTAACAATCACTTTCCTTGCTCTTGGTTAGAAAGAACCAGAACTGTATTGAGACATGGGATTTCACATAAGACTCCATGCTATACTTATCAGTCATGCAGTGTTGCTAGATCAGTTGCATTCATGCTTACAGGCCTTCATACAAAGTATTGCAGAAGGGGCACAACTGCTGTGGATTGGACTAAAGGCTACATTTCCTGAAAGAAAATGGACCTGGTTGGACGGCTCTCCCTTTAATGATAAATTGTGAGTACTTCAATTTTGAGAAGCATCTTCTGAAATGGGTGGcccatgaatttttttaaatacagtcaGCTACTGAAATTCTGTGCCTTCGCCTGCTCCATCATCTTTGCTGTAACATACACACATCCCACTGCCCCGTTTGTCGTTTGCCATGTGTGATGCATGCCACCCAGGCTCAGTCATggcaacataagaactagcctgctggatcagaccagagtccatctagtccagcactctgctactgcgagtggcccaccaggtgcctttggagctcacgcaggaggtgaaagctaatggctctttctgctgctgctgctcccgaaagcacctggtcttcagttaaggcatttgcaaatctcaaatcaaagaggatcaagattggtagccatagatctaatttctcctccataaatctgtccagtcttttaaagttatccaggttgggtgctatcaccacctcctgtggtagcatattccaaacaccaatcacacgcttgTGTGAAGTAgtaagtgtttcctttattagtcctaattcttccccagcattttcaatgaatgcccctggttctagtaagtatcagagaaagagagaaaatttctctgtcaacattttctacccttacgcataattttatagactttcagtcatatcccctcagacgcctcctccaaactaagagccccaaacgctgcagcctccctcataaggaaggtgctcccaacTTCTCTAATCATCCCTCGCTacctccttctctgcacttttttttctatctcttcaatatccttttgagatgtacaccagaactggacacagtactccaagtgctgtcgcgaccacagctttatatatggGGCAtgattttgcagttttattatcaactcctttcctaattatccccagcatagagtttgcctttttcacagctgtcaaaaTATTTCCCTGTGATACCAAGCATCTACACATTCATAAATTGTGTTGCTATAGCCATTTAAAGCATTTGTATCCTGCTGTCCTATTGTAGGTCTTCAAGGTGGGTGAACAgttaaaaagacattaaaaacagctttaaaaaaaatgcatttttttaaaaaatcaagataaaAACAACCAGGAAGGAGGGTCAATAAGGGAATGGGAAACAAAGGAGAAAATCTCACCCACTAGTTGATGACAATAGATAAGGATGGACTGGGGAGGGGAAATTCATAGCTTTAATGCCACAACAGAGAAgaccctttctcaggttgccaccaaTATGGACTCAGATGCTCGGGCAACCGGCACAGGGCTCCACAGATGACCATACTGATCTGGTGAGTTCATATGGGAACTGGCAGGCTTTCAGGTATGTTGTATGACAGGACAACATGGTaagtatgtgtaacccccatgctcagattgggttgacccagaaaggggtggagactcaaggcagcagaaggctgcagagctcatgtagatTGGAGGAGAATGCTACCAGACTCGACCTGTTTGTATAAgactttaacaccttgttaagggtttttttatgtttgtaatgggtgagagttctcctggaaaccttcatcatttgaatcctgttcatccagcccttggagtcttcaggagccaacccacttgcaaagaagaattggacttggcagtatcagtagactgtaaatataaggtcttgaaaatgcaacctgaacaggaccttgaagtttgatgttaaatgttgatgttatatgttaagaaagtaaaccattttgttttttaaaatttcttgttgcaaactcattccaagttctgccccacagaacccacagttagaggttacatatgcCTGAGACAGGATTCCTATTGAACAGGAAATCCCAGAAacagcaattatttttttaaaaaagttatcatACAGAAGGTGGAGATAGTGGTTGcttatacctttttttttttttttacaaactctGTTTTCTTATTTGTTCTGCAGATTTCAGGAACTAGGTCCAGTTGAAGAAAACTTCTGTGGGAGACTGAATGGGAACCAAATAATTTCTGAAGAATGCAATACAATAACCACATGGGTCTGCGAGACAGCAGCTCTCCTAATATGAATGACCAGAAGGCTTCCAGCATCGCTGAGCAGCAACTGGCTAATCATGTTTGATCACCATTGGAAATG of Sphaerodactylus townsendi isolate TG3544 linkage group LG03, MPM_Stown_v2.3, whole genome shotgun sequence contains these proteins:
- the LOC125427735 gene encoding killer cell lectin-like receptor subfamily B member 1B allele A, with product MEGSLPPLSWNDWLAPGSGERLEGALLWQPLDALEKHCHSLGPVNGTENKSNWSRLRQFLCKPLDNTITEKSSCGVCPQNWSLHENKCYWISKERQTWNKSKEDCTVKHSQLLVIQNQEEVAFIQSIAEGAQLLWIGLKATFPERKWTWLDGSPFNDKLFQELGPVEENFCGRLNGNQIISEECNTITTWVCETAALLI